The Curtobacterium poinsettiae DNA segment CGAACGCATGTCGCTCATGGACACATGAGGAGGACGCATGACCGTCTCGGTCCAACAGCTGCGCGCGTTCGTCGCCACGCTCGACGCCGGGTCCTTCACCGCGGCGGCCGCCGCGCTGGGCGTCGGCCAGTCCGCGGTGTCCCACGCCGTCGCCGGGCTCGAACGCGAGGTCGGCGGCCCCGTGGTGCGCCGTGGCACGGTCGCCGCCGCCACACCGCTCGGCGACCGCCTGCTGGCCCACGCCCGGAGCGTGCTCGCCTCGGTCGAAGCCCTGGAGGCGGTGGTCCGGCCCGCCACGGCGCGCGGCACCGTGCGCCTCGCCGCCGTCCCCACCGTCTGCCAGGGCCTGCTGCCGCGGCTCCGTGAGCTGTGGACCGTGACCCTGCCGGACGTCGACGTGCAGGTCTACGAGGGGGACGACGACGAGATGCCGGAGTGGCTCGAGGCCGGCACCGTCGACGCCGCCGTGCTCGTCGACCCCTCGCCCGTGCCCGACGGTGGCGTGGTCGTGGCGCGGGACGAGATGGCCGCCGTGATCCGCCGCGACCACCCCCTCGCCGAACTGCCCGCACTCACCCTCGACGACCTGCACGAGGACGGTCTGGTGGCGGGCGGCGGCGGCTGCGAGTACCAGATCCAGAAGCTGCACGAGCTCGACGGCCGCCCGTTCCGCTACGCCCACCGGGTACGGGAGATGAGCACGATGTTCGGGATGATCCAGCGGGGCGAGGGCGTGTCGATCGTGCCGACCCTGGGCCGCGGGATGCTGCCGCCCGACCTCGTGATGATCCCGATGGCCCGGCGGCTCGAACGGACCCTGGTGCTGAGCGGTCCGTCGTCCCGTGCGTGGCACCCGCTGGCGCGGGCCCTGGTGGACGCGGTCTGAGACGGACAGTCCCCCGGTCAGGCAGCTCCGGCAGCTCAGGCAGCTCCGACCTTCGGCGGATCCGCTCGGCCCGACAGCTCCCTAGGCTCGGGGCATGACCTCGACCGCGCTCCCCGCCGTGCCGCTCGGGCAGCGCGTGTGGTCCCAGACCTGGCGTGTCGCCGTCGCGGCCCTGACCGGGCTGCTCACCGCGGGGCTCGTGTGGCCGTCGATGGACACCCGCGGCTGGAGCGACCTGCACGTCGGCGCGCTGATCCTCGGCGATGTGGGAGCCGGCCTGGTGGCCCTCGTCCTCCTGCCGTTCCGGCACCGGGCACCGCTGGTGATCACGGTCGTCATCGCTGCCCTCAGTTCGGTGTCGACGTTGGCGGTCGGGGCGGCCGCGATCGCCACGGTGTCACTGGCCACCCGGCGCCGGGCCGTCGAGCTCGCCGTCGCCGGTGCGGTGCTGCTCGGTGCCACGGTGCTCTACGACGTCGTCCTGGCGCCCCAGGGCGACGCCATGCCGCTCTGGCAGATCGTGGTCGCCGGCGCCGTCGGCATCGCCCTGCTCGTCGCGATCGGCATCGGGATCGGCCAGCGCCGGGCGCTGCTGCTGTCCCTGCGCGAGCGCGCAGCCCTGCTCGAACGCGACCAGCAGCTGCGCGAGGACCGTGCCCGCGAGCAGGAACGCGCCCACATCGCCCGCGAGATGCACGACGTCCTGGGCCACCGGCTGTCCCTGGTCGCGCTGCACGCCGGTGCGCTCGAGTACCGCGGCCCGGGGCTCACCCCCGACGAGACCGTCGCGGCGGCCGGGGTCGTGCGGGCCGAGGCGCACTCCGCGCTCACCGATCTGCGCGACGTCCTCGGGGTGTTGCGCGACCCCGCGGCGAACGGTGGCGACGAGGTGACCGGCACCGCGCCTCCGCAGCCGACGCTCGTCGACCTGCCCGCCCTGCTCGACCAGGCGCGTTCCGGCGGTGCGACCGTCCGGGCGCGTGTCGACACCGACGGCACGGCGGTACCGACCGCCGTGGGGCGACACGCCTACCGGATCGTGCAGGAGTCGCTGACGAACGCCCGCAGGCACGCCCCCGGGGAGCTCGTCGACGTCGTCGTCGAGACCGTCCCCGGTCCGGCGATCCGGGTGGTGGTGTCGAACACACTGGCCGACGGACCTGCGCTCGGCGACGACTCCAGGCACGCGGCCGGACACGGCCTGCGCGGGCTCGCCGAGCGCGCCCGACTCGTCGGCGGGAGCTTCCGCGCCGGCAGCGACGACGGTCGCGTGCACGTGGTCGAGGCGGTGCTGCCGTGGACCCCGTGACCGCTCCCGTCCGCGTCGTCCTGGTCGACGACGACCAGCTCGTGCGCGTCGGACTCCGCCTCGTGCTCAGCGGCGACGACGGCCTGGTGGTCGTGGGCGAAGCGGGCGACGGGCTCGAGGCCGCGGGCGTCATCGCCGAGACCGCGCCCGACGTCGTGCTCATGGACATCCGGATGCCCCGGTGCGACGGACTCGTCGCCACCGAACGAGAACTGCGCCGCCGACCAGACCTGGCCGTCCTGGTGCTGACGACCTTCGAGGGCGACGACCTCGTGCTCGGAGCGCTGCAGGCCGGCGCCCGCGGGTTCCTGCTCAAGGACACCCCGCCGCACGAACTCGTGCAGGCCGTGCGGACCGTGGGGGCCGGGCGCTCGATCCTGTCCCCGTCCGTGCTCGACCGGGTCATCGCGTTCGCGGCCGGAACGCGCTCCGGCCGGATGGCCGGTGGTCCGGGCGGCGGACCGGCCGGACGATCGGCCGGCACCGCTCCGGACGGCACCGACGCGCGCCGGCTGCTCGCCCTGCTGACCGAGCGGGAGCGGGAGGTCGCGCTCGCCGTGGCGAACGGGGCGTCCAACGCGCAGATCGCGGCCGACCTGTACGTGGGCCTGGCCACCGTGAAGACGCACGTCGGGCACGTGTACGAGAAGTTCGGCGTCGAGAACCGGGTACAGCTGGCACTCGTCGTGCACGCGGCCCGGCGCGGGGACCCCACCGGGTGACCGGGTGACCGGGTGACCGGGTGACCGGGTGACCGGGTGACCGGGTGACCGTCGGCTGAACGGTCGACGGTGGTCCCTCGGCAGGATGGGCCGATGGCCGAGACACACGTGAAGACCTTCACCACCGCGGACGAAGCGGCAGCCGAAGCCGCCGGGCTCGCCTGGCTCGCCGAGGCCGAGGACACCGGAGGCACCCGCATCGCCCGCGTGCTCGGGCGCCCGAGCCCGACCGTGCTCGACCTCGAGCTGATCTCCGACGGCTCCCCCACCGCCGCCCAGGCCGAACGGTTCGGCCGCTCCCTCGCGCACACG contains these protein-coding regions:
- a CDS encoding sensor histidine kinase, with translation MTSTALPAVPLGQRVWSQTWRVAVAALTGLLTAGLVWPSMDTRGWSDLHVGALILGDVGAGLVALVLLPFRHRAPLVITVVIAALSSVSTLAVGAAAIATVSLATRRRAVELAVAGAVLLGATVLYDVVLAPQGDAMPLWQIVVAGAVGIALLVAIGIGIGQRRALLLSLRERAALLERDQQLREDRAREQERAHIAREMHDVLGHRLSLVALHAGALEYRGPGLTPDETVAAAGVVRAEAHSALTDLRDVLGVLRDPAANGGDEVTGTAPPQPTLVDLPALLDQARSGGATVRARVDTDGTAVPTAVGRHAYRIVQESLTNARRHAPGELVDVVVETVPGPAIRVVVSNTLADGPALGDDSRHAAGHGLRGLAERARLVGGSFRAGSDDGRVHVVEAVLPWTP
- a CDS encoding LysR family transcriptional regulator gives rise to the protein MTVSVQQLRAFVATLDAGSFTAAAAALGVGQSAVSHAVAGLEREVGGPVVRRGTVAAATPLGDRLLAHARSVLASVEALEAVVRPATARGTVRLAAVPTVCQGLLPRLRELWTVTLPDVDVQVYEGDDDEMPEWLEAGTVDAAVLVDPSPVPDGGVVVARDEMAAVIRRDHPLAELPALTLDDLHEDGLVAGGGGCEYQIQKLHELDGRPFRYAHRVREMSTMFGMIQRGEGVSIVPTLGRGMLPPDLVMIPMARRLERTLVLSGPSSRAWHPLARALVDAV
- a CDS encoding response regulator transcription factor yields the protein MDPVTAPVRVVLVDDDQLVRVGLRLVLSGDDGLVVVGEAGDGLEAAGVIAETAPDVVLMDIRMPRCDGLVATERELRRRPDLAVLVLTTFEGDDLVLGALQAGARGFLLKDTPPHELVQAVRTVGAGRSILSPSVLDRVIAFAAGTRSGRMAGGPGGGPAGRSAGTAPDGTDARRLLALLTEREREVALAVANGASNAQIAADLYVGLATVKTHVGHVYEKFGVENRVQLALVVHAARRGDPTG